A genomic window from Nocardioides rotundus includes:
- a CDS encoding LysR substrate-binding domain-containing protein → MELRHLRYFAAVAETQHFGRAAERLHLAQPALSQAVRQLEDELGTPLFTRTTRQVSLTPAGEFLRGEAERILGAIEDSARGVRRIAEGSEGLLRIGFTGTAAYTQLPRIARILKRSVPGLALEIHADLLTPDQCERLDSGALDLGVLRPPATGEDLVVRTIEIEPLVLAVPADHRLAEEPVIAMADLRTEDLVAYPAGSAVDEAVQRSCREAGFAPRVAHRAPGTSVLLALVAGGLGVGLVPGSVRAAPLAGVVFRDVADAATTELALAWRRTDPAPLLGRVLVRLDEAGLFPTTEPLRIPEDLR, encoded by the coding sequence ATGGAGCTGCGGCACCTGCGCTACTTCGCCGCCGTCGCGGAGACCCAGCACTTCGGCCGGGCCGCGGAGCGGCTGCACCTGGCCCAGCCGGCCCTCTCCCAGGCGGTGCGCCAGCTCGAGGACGAGCTGGGGACGCCGCTGTTCACCCGGACCACGCGCCAGGTCAGCCTGACTCCCGCCGGGGAGTTCCTCCGGGGCGAGGCCGAGCGGATCCTGGGGGCGATCGAGGACAGCGCCCGTGGAGTACGCCGGATCGCCGAGGGCAGCGAGGGGCTGCTGCGGATCGGGTTCACCGGCACCGCGGCCTACACCCAGCTGCCGCGGATCGCCCGGATCCTCAAGCGCTCCGTGCCCGGGCTGGCGCTGGAGATCCACGCGGACCTGCTCACGCCCGATCAGTGCGAGCGGCTGGACTCCGGCGCCCTGGATCTCGGCGTGCTGCGCCCGCCGGCCACCGGGGAGGACCTGGTCGTCCGCACCATCGAGATCGAGCCGCTGGTGCTGGCGGTGCCCGCCGACCACCGGCTGGCCGAGGAGCCGGTGATCGCGATGGCCGACCTGCGCACCGAGGACCTGGTCGCCTACCCCGCCGGGTCGGCGGTCGACGAGGCCGTGCAGCGCAGCTGCCGGGAGGCGGGCTTCGCGCCGCGCGTCGCCCACCGCGCTCCGGGTACGTCGGTGCTGCTGGCGCTGGTCGCCGGGGGGCTGGGCGTCGGCCTGGTGCCGGGCTCGGTCCGGGCAGCGCCGCTGGCCGGCGTGGTCTTCCGCGACGTGGCGGACGCGGCCACCACCGAGCTGGCGCTGGCGTGGCGCCGTACCGATCCCGCTCCGTTGCTCGGGCGCGTGCTCGTCCGGCTCGACGAGGCGGGCCTGTTCCCCACCACCGAACCCCTGCGCATCCCCGAGGACCTCCGATGA
- the benA gene encoding benzoate 1,2-dioxygenase large subunit: MTETVSSTKTPNGATAHLAAVLEDAIIDDREAGQFRANRRIFTDEEIFELEMKHIFEGNWLYLAHESQLPNPGDYFTTYLGRQPVVITRDKDGEMHLLINACAHRGAMICRRKTDNRTTLTCPFHGWTFRNDGTLLKVKDPDGAGYPATFDQDGSHNMVKVARFESYRGFLFGSLNPDVLPLAEHLGDTTTIIDMLVDQSPDGLEVLRGSSTYTYDGNWKVQAENGADGYHVTATHWNYAATTSRRNTGDSANETKTLDAGSWGKSGGGYWSFPHGHLCLWTWAGNPEDRPLWDRMEELKAEHGEAKGEFMVKGSRNLCLYPNVYLMDQFSTQIRHFRPIAPDKTEVTIYCIAPKGESKEARAWRIRQYEDFFNASGMATPDDLEEFRSCQLTYQAQAAPWNDMSRGAEHWLDGPDEVATTLGMTGVISAGVKNEDEGLYPVQHGYWLTTMRAALAQEEEQK, encoded by the coding sequence GTGACCGAGACCGTCAGCTCCACCAAGACCCCGAACGGCGCCACGGCCCACCTGGCCGCCGTACTCGAGGACGCGATCATCGACGACCGCGAGGCCGGCCAGTTCCGCGCCAACCGCCGGATCTTCACCGACGAGGAGATCTTCGAGCTGGAGATGAAGCACATCTTCGAGGGCAACTGGCTCTACCTGGCTCACGAGAGCCAGCTGCCGAACCCCGGGGACTACTTCACCACCTATCTCGGCCGGCAGCCCGTGGTCATCACCCGGGACAAGGACGGGGAGATGCACCTGCTGATCAACGCCTGCGCGCACCGCGGCGCGATGATCTGCCGGCGCAAGACCGACAACCGGACCACCCTCACCTGCCCCTTCCACGGGTGGACCTTCCGCAACGACGGCACCTTGCTCAAGGTCAAGGACCCCGACGGCGCGGGGTATCCGGCCACGTTCGACCAGGACGGGTCGCACAACATGGTCAAGGTCGCGCGGTTCGAGAGCTACCGCGGGTTCCTCTTCGGCAGCCTCAACCCCGACGTGCTGCCGCTCGCCGAGCACCTCGGCGACACCACCACGATCATCGACATGCTGGTCGACCAGTCGCCGGACGGGCTGGAGGTGCTGCGCGGCTCGTCGACCTACACCTACGACGGCAACTGGAAGGTGCAGGCCGAGAACGGCGCCGACGGCTACCACGTCACCGCGACCCACTGGAACTACGCGGCCACCACCAGCCGCCGCAACACCGGCGACTCGGCGAACGAGACCAAGACCCTGGACGCCGGCAGCTGGGGCAAGTCCGGCGGCGGCTACTGGTCCTTCCCGCACGGCCACCTGTGCCTGTGGACCTGGGCCGGCAACCCCGAGGACCGGCCGCTGTGGGACCGGATGGAGGAGCTGAAGGCCGAGCACGGCGAGGCCAAGGGCGAGTTCATGGTCAAGGGCAGCCGCAACCTGTGCCTCTACCCCAACGTCTACCTGATGGACCAGTTCTCCACCCAGATCCGGCACTTCCGGCCGATCGCGCCGGACAAGACCGAGGTGACGATCTACTGCATCGCGCCGAAGGGGGAGAGCAAGGAGGCGCGCGCCTGGCGGATCCGGCAGTACGAGGACTTCTTCAACGCCTCCGGCATGGCCACCCCCGACGACCTGGAGGAGTTCCGCTCCTGCCAGCTGACCTACCAGGCGCAGGCCGCGCCGTGGAACGACATGAGCCGCGGCGCCGAGCACTGGCTCGACGGGCCCGACGAGGTCGCCACCACCCTCGGCATGACCGGCGTGATCTCCGCGGGTGTGAAGAACGAGGACGAGGGGCTCTACCCCGTCCAGCACGGCTACTGGCTGACCACGATGCGGGCCGCGCTCGCTCAGGAGGAGGAGCAGAAGTGA
- the benB gene encoding benzoate 1,2-dioxygenase small subunit yields MSTTTDAAPAAEQTKAISQNDIEQFLYREARYLDDREFEKWLECYAPDCEYWMPAWTDDDTLTEDPHTEISLIYYPNKGGLEDRVFRIRTERSSATSIPEPRTSHNITNVEVIERRGDLVDVRFNWHTMYFRYHTVDPYYGTTFATIDFSGDLPLYRRKTVVLKNDYIHHVVDVYHF; encoded by the coding sequence GTGAGTACGACGACCGACGCCGCCCCGGCGGCCGAGCAGACCAAGGCGATCAGCCAGAACGACATCGAGCAGTTCCTCTACCGCGAGGCGCGCTACCTCGACGACCGCGAGTTCGAGAAGTGGCTGGAGTGCTACGCCCCCGACTGTGAGTACTGGATGCCGGCGTGGACCGACGACGACACGCTCACCGAGGACCCGCACACCGAGATCTCGCTGATCTACTACCCGAACAAGGGCGGCCTGGAGGACCGGGTCTTCCGGATCCGCACCGAGCGCTCCAGCGCGACGTCGATCCCGGAGCCGCGGACCAGCCACAACATCACCAACGTCGAGGTGATCGAGCGCCGCGGGGACCTCGTGGACGTGCGCTTCAACTGGCACACGATGTACTTCCGCTACCACACCGTCGACCCCTACTACGGGACGACGTTCGCCACGATCGACTTCTCCGGCGACCTGCCGCTCTACCGCCGCAAGACCGTGGTGCTGAAGAACGACTACATCCACCACGTCGTCGACGTCTACCACTTCTGA
- the benC gene encoding benzoate 1,2-dioxygenase electron transfer component BenC yields MSSHQVALAFEDGVTRFITCGEDQTVADASYRARINIPLDCRDGACGTCKARCESGEFDGGTYIEDALSPAEEADGYVLPCSMKPLSDLVLEIASTSAVAKTQAGEFQATVTGVERLSPTTMALRITTDRRSELAFLPGQYVNLRIPGTEESRSYSFSSAPDADELSFLVKLTDGGVMSTWLAEQAQPGDELTFTGPHGSFFLREAERPVLLIAGGTGLAPILSILHRLRESGSDRPVHLVYGVSKDDDLVELDRLAEIAEHLPTLTWDHVVSDEASTAANKGRVMSLIAEEHLHGGDVAIYLCGPPPMVESVREHVAGLGVEPTGFYYEKFTPAVEPPSVVEPPSVVEPVETTSEEVSVVEPVETTTVVSTNGSGKITSPDTLILPDGDLMPVGEGRHIAGQETFDARAVQPIVVPEPAPEPAPAARTRVDDAGDGYQIGEEHPSVHESDALFEARRALELGALELVVGRLGHQQITGYRLLAESAAPYVDGDTFVDAAAYTEANAAFHDYLFSLTGNAHLLQAYQALGVKGRMEEALSNATWCHPLCVQDHFDIVDAVEAGDLETARRLVIEHAERSKVTMRRAMQDEQAATTPRFVTPGRFDQQVVVVTGAAQGIGAATARRISAEGGRLVLVDRSDLVGELAEELSADGHGVIGVTADLETYDGAATAVEQALARFGQVDVLVNNVGGAINFKPFTEFTDGEIRAEIDRSLMTTLHTCRAVLPGMVERGRGVIVNVSSAATRGVHRIPYSAAKGGVNAITASLAMEYADSGIRVVATAPGGTEAPPRRISRGTPEPQDDRERAWFQAHIDQTLESSLLHRYGTLDEQAAAICFLASPEASYITGTVLPVSGGDPG; encoded by the coding sequence ATGAGCAGCCACCAGGTCGCCCTCGCCTTCGAGGACGGCGTCACCCGCTTCATCACCTGCGGCGAGGACCAGACGGTCGCGGATGCGTCGTACCGAGCCCGGATCAACATCCCGCTGGACTGCCGCGACGGCGCCTGCGGGACCTGCAAGGCGCGGTGCGAGTCCGGCGAGTTCGACGGCGGCACCTACATCGAGGACGCGCTGTCCCCGGCGGAGGAGGCCGACGGCTACGTGCTGCCGTGCAGCATGAAGCCGCTGTCGGACCTGGTGCTGGAGATCGCCAGCACCTCGGCGGTCGCCAAGACCCAGGCGGGGGAGTTCCAGGCCACCGTCACCGGGGTGGAGCGGCTCAGCCCGACCACGATGGCGCTGCGGATCACGACCGACCGGCGCAGCGAGCTGGCGTTCCTGCCGGGGCAGTACGTCAACCTGCGGATCCCCGGCACCGAGGAGTCGCGGTCCTATTCCTTCTCCTCCGCGCCGGACGCCGACGAGCTGTCCTTCCTGGTGAAGCTCACCGACGGCGGGGTGATGTCGACCTGGCTGGCGGAGCAGGCGCAGCCCGGCGACGAGCTGACCTTCACCGGCCCGCACGGCAGCTTCTTCCTCCGGGAGGCCGAGCGGCCGGTCCTGCTGATCGCCGGCGGCACCGGCCTGGCGCCGATCCTGTCGATCCTGCACAGGCTGCGCGAGAGCGGCAGTGACCGGCCCGTGCATCTGGTGTACGGCGTCAGCAAGGACGACGACCTGGTCGAGCTCGACCGGCTCGCCGAGATCGCCGAGCACCTGCCCACCCTCACCTGGGACCACGTGGTCTCCGACGAGGCCAGTACGGCGGCCAACAAGGGCCGCGTCATGAGCCTCATCGCCGAGGAGCACCTGCACGGCGGCGACGTGGCGATCTACCTGTGTGGCCCGCCGCCGATGGTGGAGTCCGTGCGCGAGCACGTCGCCGGCCTCGGCGTCGAGCCGACGGGGTTCTACTACGAGAAGTTCACCCCCGCCGTCGAGCCCCCCTCGGTGGTCGAGCCCCCATCGGTGGTCGAGCCTGTCGAGACCACGAGCGAAGAGGTGTCGGTGGTCGAGCCTGTCGAGACCACCACCGTCGTCTCGACGAACGGGAGCGGCAAGATCACCAGCCCGGACACGCTGATCCTGCCCGACGGCGACCTGATGCCGGTCGGCGAGGGCCGCCACATCGCGGGGCAGGAGACCTTCGACGCCCGAGCGGTGCAGCCGATCGTCGTACCCGAACCGGCCCCCGAGCCGGCCCCGGCGGCTCGCACCCGGGTGGACGATGCCGGCGACGGCTACCAGATCGGCGAGGAGCACCCCTCGGTGCACGAGTCCGACGCGCTCTTCGAGGCCCGCCGGGCGCTCGAGCTCGGCGCCCTCGAGCTCGTGGTCGGCCGCCTGGGCCACCAGCAGATCACCGGCTACCGGCTGCTGGCCGAGTCCGCGGCGCCGTACGTCGACGGCGACACCTTCGTCGACGCCGCGGCGTACACCGAGGCGAACGCCGCCTTCCACGACTACCTGTTCAGCCTCACCGGCAACGCGCACCTGCTGCAGGCCTACCAGGCGCTGGGCGTGAAGGGCCGGATGGAGGAGGCGCTGAGCAACGCCACCTGGTGCCACCCGCTGTGCGTGCAGGACCACTTCGACATCGTCGACGCGGTCGAGGCCGGCGACCTGGAGACCGCCCGCCGCCTGGTGATCGAGCATGCCGAGCGGTCCAAGGTGACCATGCGCCGGGCGATGCAGGACGAGCAGGCCGCCACCACGCCGCGGTTCGTCACCCCCGGTCGCTTCGACCAGCAGGTCGTCGTGGTCACCGGCGCCGCCCAGGGGATCGGCGCCGCCACGGCCCGCCGGATCTCCGCCGAGGGCGGCCGGCTGGTGCTGGTCGACCGCTCCGACCTGGTCGGCGAGCTGGCCGAGGAGCTCTCGGCCGACGGCCACGGCGTCATCGGCGTCACCGCGGACCTGGAGACCTACGACGGCGCCGCCACCGCGGTCGAGCAGGCGCTCGCGCGGTTCGGCCAGGTCGACGTACTCGTCAACAACGTCGGCGGGGCGATCAACTTCAAGCCCTTCACCGAGTTCACCGACGGCGAGATCCGTGCGGAGATCGACCGGTCGCTGATGACCACGCTGCACACCTGCCGCGCCGTGCTGCCCGGCATGGTCGAGCGTGGCCGCGGCGTGATCGTCAACGTGTCCTCCGCCGCCACCCGAGGCGTGCACCGGATCCCCTACTCCGCCGCGAAGGGCGGGGTGAACGCGATCACCGCGTCGCTGGCGATGGAGTACGCCGACTCCGGCATCCGGGTCGTCGCCACCGCCCCCGGCGGCACCGAGGCGCCGCCGCGGCGGATCTCCCGCGGCACGCCGGAGCCGCAGGACGACCGGGAGCGCGCCTGGTTCCAGGCCCACATCGACCAGACACTGGAGTCCTCGCTGCTGCACCGCTACGGCACGCTCGACGAGCAGGCCGCCGCGATCTGCTTCCTCGCCTCGCCCGAGGCGTCCTACATCACCGGCACCGTGCTGCCGGTCTCGGGCGGCGACCCGGGCTGA
- a CDS encoding helix-turn-helix transcriptional regulator produces the protein MTTDGSPPLPGRADDLARLEERRARAVAGEAQLLLLAGPAGMGGTTLARRLSATHTAADGRVGWATGTPWESGEAHAVLGQLLGREPAGTDPLTVAGELAEAVGDVPLLWVVDDAEHADPASLQALSTLVRHHRGLPLLVLLVARTTAATPPETAAVLDTVPDRVEPAPLTPAEVQALAADRGVALQLGTAERLARFTGGLPGPLVALLAEQPAAVWLDPDPDLPAPAALAAGVRAELAALDDDARALAEAAAVLGDTATVGEVARLARLEDPLPALDAATRVGLVVTQGLGGTTVLRPRDAMTAAAVRGSLGPQRLAQAHRDAAGLVADPAVRLAHLVAATPLPEEPLAVELEQLADEKAASGEWSVVAQLLIRAAAMTADPVRREQRLSRAVDALVGAGDTRGAAMLVPQLEALRETPMRNAVLGYLALVLGRPAEAETRLSRAWDLVNAEREPATAATICQRWELHSLARCRGRDLTAWADRALALAPEGSAAAVEAAAIRGLGAASVGESRDALAGYLDLAEEVGHTAQSQRVTMARGWVHMVVDEADLARAALASAVPTGFSGGSVRISLWARAWLARVQFDAGEWIDALATARAGLDLARTTGMRLFDPLLSWTIAQTTALRGDRVAAEAVLGEADAGPLDYEIMRVPSCLARAAVAEANADYGAVIRALEPLRQPWAGGSIDEPGFWPWPDVYANALVVEGRYDEADDFLRPHEELARERGHRSACARLGYARGRLLGGTGDLAGARRAFETSLELLADLQRPYDRARVSFVYGQTLRRAGKRAEADLVMQSARDLFAPLGAEAYVERCDHELRAGGVHAARGSRDDLGLTPQEELVSRLVAQGMTNREVAAELYLSVKTVQYHLTRVYAKLGIRSRAELAALRRTS, from the coding sequence GTGACCACGGACGGCAGCCCGCCGCTCCCGGGCCGGGCGGACGATCTCGCCCGGCTCGAGGAGCGGCGGGCGCGCGCCGTCGCGGGGGAGGCGCAGCTGCTGCTGCTCGCGGGCCCCGCGGGCATGGGCGGTACGACGCTCGCGCGGCGCCTCTCCGCCACCCACACCGCCGCGGACGGTCGGGTCGGGTGGGCCACCGGCACGCCGTGGGAGTCCGGGGAGGCCCACGCGGTCCTCGGCCAGCTCCTCGGTCGCGAACCCGCCGGCACCGACCCGCTCACCGTGGCCGGAGAACTCGCTGAGGCGGTCGGCGACGTGCCGCTGCTGTGGGTGGTCGACGACGCGGAGCACGCCGACCCCGCCTCGCTGCAGGCTCTCTCCACGCTGGTCCGCCACCACCGCGGGCTGCCGCTCCTGGTGCTGCTGGTCGCCCGGACCACCGCAGCCACGCCCCCGGAGACGGCCGCCGTCCTCGACACCGTCCCCGACCGGGTGGAGCCCGCTCCACTCACGCCGGCGGAGGTGCAGGCGCTCGCGGCCGACCGCGGCGTCGCCCTGCAGCTCGGTACGGCGGAGCGGCTGGCTCGCTTCACCGGCGGCCTGCCCGGGCCGCTCGTCGCACTGCTCGCCGAGCAGCCCGCGGCCGTCTGGCTCGACCCGGACCCCGACCTGCCCGCGCCCGCCGCGCTCGCCGCCGGAGTCCGCGCCGAGCTGGCCGCCCTCGACGACGACGCCCGCGCGCTGGCCGAGGCCGCGGCGGTGCTCGGGGACACCGCGACCGTGGGGGAGGTGGCCCGGCTCGCACGCCTGGAGGACCCGCTCCCCGCGCTCGACGCCGCCACCCGTGTCGGGCTGGTGGTGACCCAGGGTCTCGGCGGCACCACCGTCCTCCGGCCGCGGGACGCGATGACCGCCGCTGCGGTGCGCGGGTCGCTGGGCCCGCAGCGGCTCGCCCAGGCCCACCGGGACGCGGCGGGGCTGGTCGCGGATCCCGCCGTACGGCTTGCGCATCTGGTCGCCGCGACACCGCTCCCGGAGGAGCCGCTCGCCGTCGAGCTCGAGCAGCTGGCGGACGAGAAGGCCGCCTCGGGGGAGTGGTCGGTGGTGGCGCAGCTGCTCATCCGCGCGGCGGCGATGACCGCGGATCCGGTACGGCGGGAGCAGCGGCTCTCTCGCGCCGTCGACGCCCTCGTCGGTGCCGGCGACACCCGCGGTGCGGCGATGCTGGTTCCGCAGCTGGAGGCACTGCGGGAGACGCCGATGCGCAACGCGGTGCTGGGATACCTCGCGCTGGTGCTCGGGCGGCCCGCCGAGGCGGAGACGCGACTGTCGCGCGCGTGGGACCTGGTCAACGCCGAGCGGGAGCCGGCGACCGCCGCGACCATCTGCCAGCGATGGGAGCTGCACAGCCTGGCGCGGTGCCGCGGCCGGGATCTGACCGCCTGGGCGGACCGGGCGCTCGCGCTGGCCCCCGAGGGCTCGGCCGCCGCGGTCGAGGCGGCCGCGATCCGCGGGCTGGGCGCCGCGTCGGTGGGGGAGAGCCGGGACGCGCTGGCGGGCTATCTGGACCTGGCCGAGGAGGTCGGTCACACCGCGCAGTCGCAGCGCGTGACCATGGCCCGCGGCTGGGTGCACATGGTCGTCGACGAGGCCGACCTCGCCCGCGCGGCCCTGGCCTCCGCCGTACCGACCGGCTTCTCCGGCGGCTCGGTCCGGATCTCGCTGTGGGCGCGGGCCTGGCTCGCGCGCGTGCAGTTCGACGCCGGCGAGTGGATCGACGCGCTGGCCACCGCCCGCGCCGGCCTCGACCTGGCCCGGACCACCGGGATGCGACTCTTCGACCCGCTGCTGAGCTGGACCATCGCGCAGACCACCGCGCTGCGGGGCGATCGGGTCGCCGCCGAGGCGGTGCTCGGCGAGGCCGACGCCGGGCCGCTGGACTACGAGATCATGCGCGTGCCGTCCTGCCTGGCGCGTGCCGCGGTCGCCGAGGCGAACGCCGACTATGGCGCGGTGATCCGGGCGCTGGAGCCGCTGCGACAGCCCTGGGCCGGCGGCAGCATCGACGAGCCCGGCTTCTGGCCGTGGCCCGACGTCTACGCCAATGCGCTGGTCGTCGAGGGGAGGTACGACGAGGCCGACGACTTCCTGCGCCCGCACGAGGAGCTCGCCCGCGAGCGCGGGCACCGCTCCGCCTGCGCCCGGCTCGGCTATGCCCGCGGCCGGCTGCTCGGCGGGACCGGCGACCTGGCCGGTGCCCGCCGCGCCTTCGAGACGTCGCTGGAGCTGCTCGCGGACCTGCAGCGGCCTTACGACCGGGCCCGCGTCTCCTTCGTCTACGGCCAGACCCTGCGCCGGGCGGGCAAGCGCGCGGAGGCCGACCTGGTGATGCAGTCCGCGCGCGACCTCTTCGCCCCGCTGGGCGCTGAGGCGTACGTCGAGCGCTGCGACCACGAGCTCCGCGCCGGCGGCGTGCACGCGGCCCGCGGCAGCCGCGACGACCTCGGCCTCACGCCGCAGGAGGAGCTGGTCTCGCGGCTGGTCGCCCAGGGGATGACTAACCGGGAGGTCGCCGCCGAGCTCTACCTGTCGGTCAAGACGGTGCAGTACCACCTCACCCGCGTCTACGCGAAGCTCGGCATCCGCTCGCGAGCCGAGCTCGCCGCGCTCCGCCGTACCTCCTGA
- the selB gene encoding selenocysteine-specific translation elongation factor, with the protein MSPRSLVVATAGHVDHGKTALIRALTGQETDRWAEERRRGLTLDLGYAWTDLPTGDRVAFVDVPGHARFIGNMLAGVGPVPVVLLVVAADEGWREQSAEHLDALVALDVRHGLLAVTRSDLADPGPAAEQARAALAGTGLAGIEDVAVSARTGEGIADLRAALGRLVAEVPAAPAEDRVRLWVDRSFTVSGAGTVATGTLASGTLRVGDRLQLGDREVAVRGLQSRETDQTEVGPVSRVAVNLRQVAADDVPRGSALVTPGAWPRTAQVDVRRTSGPAFTDSPAALTVHAGTAAVAARVRPLDAEHARLTLAEPLWLVPGDRLVLRDTGTARVHGGAQVLDVDPPALRRRGAARRWSERLASATVPPDAVAEVRRRGAMPARRLTLLGADPGDPRLVRIGDWVTLEPVLALWADRLRGVHADERRDQPLSPGPTTAAAARAIRLPDVALLDAVAGRAGLVVRDGRVTAPEAPADLGPAEASVAELERRLGADPFAAPEAGDLDALGLGPRELAAAARAGRLLRLRASPADVVLLPDAVDRARATLAGLPQPFTLSEARQALGTTRRVAVPLLEHLDSLGVTRRVDGSRRELR; encoded by the coding sequence GTGAGTCCCCGCAGCCTCGTCGTCGCCACCGCCGGGCACGTCGACCACGGCAAGACCGCGCTGATCCGCGCCCTCACCGGCCAGGAGACCGACCGCTGGGCGGAGGAGAGGCGGCGCGGCCTGACCCTGGACCTGGGGTACGCCTGGACCGACCTCCCCACCGGCGACCGGGTCGCCTTCGTCGACGTGCCGGGCCACGCGCGCTTCATCGGCAACATGCTGGCCGGGGTGGGTCCGGTGCCGGTGGTGCTGCTGGTGGTGGCGGCCGACGAGGGGTGGCGTGAGCAGTCCGCGGAGCATCTGGACGCGCTGGTCGCGCTGGACGTGCGGCACGGCCTGCTCGCGGTGACCCGGAGCGACCTCGCCGACCCGGGGCCGGCCGCCGAGCAGGCGCGGGCCGCGCTCGCCGGGACTGGACTGGCCGGGATCGAGGACGTCGCGGTCTCCGCCCGGACCGGCGAGGGCATCGCCGACTTGCGCGCCGCGCTGGGCCGGCTGGTGGCCGAGGTTCCTGCGGCGCCGGCCGAGGACCGGGTGCGGCTGTGGGTGGACCGGTCCTTCACCGTCTCCGGCGCCGGCACCGTGGCGACGGGCACGCTGGCCTCGGGCACGCTGCGGGTCGGCGACCGGCTGCAGCTGGGCGATCGCGAGGTCGCCGTACGCGGGCTGCAGTCCCGCGAGACCGACCAGACCGAGGTCGGCCCGGTCTCCCGGGTGGCGGTGAACCTGCGCCAGGTCGCCGCCGACGACGTGCCGCGGGGCTCGGCCCTGGTCACGCCCGGCGCCTGGCCGCGGACCGCGCAGGTCGACGTACGCCGCACCAGCGGTCCTGCCTTCACCGACTCCCCCGCCGCGCTCACCGTGCACGCGGGCACCGCGGCGGTGGCGGCGCGGGTGCGCCCGCTGGATGCCGAGCACGCCCGGCTGACGCTGGCCGAGCCGCTGTGGCTGGTTCCCGGCGACCGGTTGGTGCTGCGCGACACCGGCACCGCGCGGGTGCACGGCGGGGCGCAGGTGCTCGACGTCGACCCGCCCGCGCTGCGCCGTCGGGGGGCTGCACGCCGCTGGTCCGAGCGCCTGGCGTCGGCCACGGTCCCGCCGGACGCGGTGGCGGAGGTACGCCGCCGCGGCGCCATGCCCGCACGCCGGCTCACGCTGCTCGGCGCCGACCCGGGCGACCCCCGGTTGGTGCGCATCGGCGACTGGGTGACGCTCGAGCCGGTGCTGGCGCTGTGGGCCGACCGGCTGCGCGGGGTCCACGCCGACGAGCGGCGCGACCAGCCGCTCTCCCCCGGCCCGACGACGGCCGCCGCCGCTCGGGCGATCCGGCTGCCGGACGTCGCCCTGCTGGACGCGGTGGCCGGCCGGGCCGGGCTGGTGGTGCGGGACGGGCGGGTCACCGCCCCCGAGGCACCCGCCGACCTCGGGCCGGCCGAGGCGTCCGTGGCCGAGCTCGAGCGGCGGCTGGGCGCCGACCCGTTCGCCGCGCCCGAGGCCGGGGACCTCGACGCGCTGGGGCTGGGGCCGCGGGAGCTCGCGGCGGCCGCGCGCGCCGGGCGGCTGCTGCGGCTGAGGGCCAGCCCCGCCGACGTGGTCCTGCTGCCGGACGCGGTCGACCGGGCCCGCGCGACGCTCGCCGGGCTGCCGCAGCCGTTCACCCTGAGCGAGGCGCGCCAGGCGCTGGGCACGACCCGGCGGGTCGCCGTACCCCTCCTGGAGCACCTGGACTCCCTCGGCGTCACCCGGCGGGTGGACGGCAGCCGGCGCGAGCTGCGGTGA